In Deinococcus ficus, a single window of DNA contains:
- a CDS encoding NADAR family protein, protein MKRFPVSIPGVTVYAPDAAEVRSWLNLHPRLIAGTGHRPNKFPKRSATRLPELTTRFLRDNPQWQKYDPMGLYDPRGWAAAVVFAAGWLAGRKVDAVIAGGAIGWDQILAEAALMLGLPLLIAIPFQTQDSMWPRHVREVWLAQLRRADRVVCVTDVHDILTPGARSTRDLDPQGMKDAMDRRNKFMTVHLHRHMDVLPDLFVVALHDGSSGGTGNCVRDCRAAKLPMTSVYADFLAELCPTTTARAKTPPAAPVPLFSPEPAGIRGFQGEYRWLSNFWRLSRPVKLSGIEFWTVEAAYQAAKTLDLDDRRHLATLDPGDAKRYGRTVKMRPDWDSIKLDVMTQLTRHKFRDPALRTRLLSTGTLQITEENTWGDTFWGVSRGKGQNHLGQILMALRHEIANEQQAQ, encoded by the coding sequence ATGAAACGATTTCCCGTCAGTATCCCCGGCGTCACCGTCTACGCACCTGACGCTGCCGAGGTTCGCTCCTGGCTGAACCTCCACCCCCGCCTGATCGCGGGCACGGGGCACCGCCCCAACAAGTTTCCCAAGCGCAGCGCCACCCGCCTGCCGGAGCTCACCACGCGGTTCCTGCGGGACAACCCCCAGTGGCAGAAGTACGACCCGATGGGCCTGTACGACCCCCGGGGCTGGGCCGCTGCCGTGGTGTTCGCCGCGGGTTGGCTGGCCGGCCGCAAGGTCGATGCCGTCATCGCCGGCGGCGCCATCGGCTGGGACCAGATCCTCGCCGAAGCGGCGCTCATGCTGGGCCTGCCCCTGCTGATCGCCATTCCATTTCAGACGCAAGACAGCATGTGGCCCCGCCACGTGCGCGAGGTCTGGCTCGCCCAGCTGCGCCGGGCGGATCGCGTCGTGTGCGTCACCGACGTCCACGACATCCTCACCCCCGGCGCACGAAGCACCCGCGACCTGGACCCGCAGGGCATGAAAGACGCGATGGACCGGCGCAACAAGTTCATGACGGTGCACCTGCACCGCCACATGGACGTGCTGCCTGACCTGTTCGTCGTCGCCCTGCATGACGGATCCAGCGGAGGCACCGGCAACTGCGTGCGTGACTGCCGCGCTGCCAAACTCCCCATGACTTCGGTCTACGCCGACTTCCTGGCCGAGCTGTGCCCCACCACCACTGCGCGGGCCAAGACGCCCCCTGCAGCGCCCGTCCCCCTCTTCAGCCCTGAGCCTGCCGGCATCCGGGGCTTCCAGGGCGAGTACCGGTGGCTGTCCAACTTCTGGCGGCTCTCCCGGCCCGTCAAACTGAGCGGCATCGAGTTCTGGACCGTGGAAGCGGCCTATCAGGCAGCCAAGACACTCGACCTCGACGACCGCCGGCACCTGGCTACCCTGGATCCCGGCGACGCCAAGCGGTACGGACGAACAGTGAAGATGCGGCCCGACTGGGACAGCATCAAACTCGACGTCATGACGCAGCTGACCCGGCACAAGTTCAGGGATCCCGCCCTGCGGACCCGCCTTCTCAGCACTGGAACGCTCCAGATCACCGAGGAGAACACCTGGGGCGACACCTTCTGGGGAGTCAGCCGCGGCAAAGGCCAGAACCACCTGGGACAGATCCTCATGGCACTCCGCCACGAGATCGCCAACGAGCAACAAGCGCAGTAG
- a CDS encoding replication initiator protein A: protein MDSPGDQDTMRGHDEWNAATLNLIPAQERLPEGLLRLERPILIRDGVEGKLVCIGVPGIGLARGSDNDILVALINMYIDLGCPSDGVVSTTAYALLKLVGLDTSGYYYDALAQGLERVFNTTFNISEAWYDPVEKRYTTESFRIIDNLTRTHRKPRGSGMNLDSRSVLKIRLNDVLTSSIRAGYIKSLDLGLYQVLPSVGARQMYRMLDGYLAEAKLNGESMPYVKSMEMVKAAQDSGVLASRPDNMRRALERMHAPLLKHNYLAKVDFVGRGLKTRVHYTFSHGMPAALPSAASADPELVALLTARGVHAGRASSFVLLLGDQVLPVVEKFDRQLKLNEQKGSPINNKGAYMARLLDEAASIAREAETTAVVAKKANKAATARPAPVPASAAVPEPEVDEDERLAALDPEAAYDILLPGFMLKMLQARGMAIEDADMLRARFVARQITVKDLRAFKNAVLLQGEAVQTALQNLP, encoded by the coding sequence ATGGATTCGCCTGGAGATCAGGACACGATGAGAGGCCATGACGAATGGAATGCCGCCACCCTGAACCTGATCCCTGCCCAGGAGCGACTTCCAGAGGGCCTGCTCAGGCTGGAACGGCCAATCCTCATCAGAGATGGCGTCGAAGGAAAGCTGGTCTGCATCGGCGTTCCAGGCATCGGTCTGGCACGAGGCAGCGACAACGATATCCTTGTCGCCCTGATCAACATGTACATCGATCTCGGCTGCCCGAGCGACGGGGTCGTCAGCACCACGGCCTACGCGCTGCTCAAACTGGTCGGGCTGGATACCTCCGGGTACTACTACGACGCCCTTGCCCAGGGCCTTGAGCGGGTATTCAACACCACCTTCAACATCTCCGAGGCCTGGTACGACCCGGTCGAGAAGCGGTACACGACGGAATCGTTCAGGATCATCGACAACCTGACCCGCACGCACAGGAAGCCGAGGGGCAGCGGCATGAATCTCGACAGCCGCTCGGTCCTCAAGATTCGCCTCAATGACGTGCTGACCAGCTCGATCAGGGCCGGGTACATCAAGTCGCTGGACCTGGGGTTGTACCAGGTGCTTCCGAGTGTGGGGGCGCGCCAGATGTACCGAATGCTTGACGGGTACCTGGCGGAAGCGAAGCTGAACGGCGAGTCCATGCCGTACGTCAAAAGCATGGAGATGGTGAAAGCTGCCCAGGACAGCGGCGTCCTGGCCTCCAGGCCAGACAACATGCGCCGGGCACTGGAGCGCATGCACGCTCCACTCCTGAAACACAACTATCTGGCGAAAGTGGACTTCGTGGGCCGCGGCCTGAAGACCCGGGTGCACTACACGTTCAGTCATGGCATGCCGGCTGCACTGCCTTCAGCAGCCAGCGCAGACCCGGAGCTTGTCGCTCTGCTGACGGCCCGTGGAGTTCACGCTGGGCGCGCTTCGTCGTTCGTTCTTCTCCTGGGCGACCAGGTGCTTCCTGTGGTTGAGAAGTTCGACCGGCAGTTGAAGCTGAACGAGCAAAAAGGTTCGCCCATCAACAACAAGGGGGCCTATATGGCCCGCCTGCTTGACGAGGCAGCCTCCATTGCGCGCGAGGCTGAGACCACCGCTGTGGTGGCAAAGAAGGCCAATAAGGCCGCCACCGCTCGGCCAGCCCCTGTGCCTGCGAGTGCCGCAGTTCCGGAGCCTGAGGTGGATGAGGACGAGCGGCTTGCAGCGCTCGACCCTGAAGCGGCGTACGACATCTTGCTGCCTGGCTTCATGCTCAAAATGCTCCAGGCCAGGGGCATGGCCATTGAAGACGCCGACATGCTTCGTGCGCGCTTTGTTGCCCGGCAGATCACCGTCAAGGACCTGCGTGCCTTTAAGAACGCGGTCCTGCTTCAAGGTGAGGCGGTGCAAACGGCTCTCCAGAACCTCCCCTAA
- a CDS encoding bifunctional DNA primase/polymerase, giving the protein MNAAQQALLETGLEHLALGRSLLPINASKMPHMAALLKTGHMVGQNASWKPLMEHRPTADMLRVWLEQPQTGLGLVCGGISRLVIIDADGEKGIRLFNDWGLTERAHVRTRSGGLHWYVRHPGWRVRTLQSQTNAKLAAIQGVDIRADGGYAVTAPTAFGSMRYVPLRDHHELDCPSLLPPHVQDLLGLAAPPSDEPVPFRARGYVPQKSESLAETLLQRALTKAHEGEGRNAAGFWLATQLRDNDFSQGEAQAYMHNYASLVPAHNAKGEREDYPLSEALTSLRQAYLKPARAPWKKRERGPKLPEPKPHALPPLTRLVSAWPVLSDDDRYYAMRCLHGCEGETGRSARKLFESIAPTLLQQAAVQKLSLTHLLLLLDRKKH; this is encoded by the coding sequence TTGAACGCCGCCCAACAGGCGCTGCTGGAGACAGGCCTGGAGCACCTCGCTCTGGGCCGCAGCCTGTTGCCGATCAACGCCTCGAAAATGCCCCACATGGCGGCCCTGCTCAAGACCGGGCACATGGTGGGCCAGAACGCGTCCTGGAAGCCCCTGATGGAGCACCGGCCCACCGCGGACATGCTGCGCGTCTGGCTGGAGCAGCCGCAGACGGGTCTGGGGTTGGTCTGCGGGGGGATCAGCCGCCTGGTCATCATTGACGCCGACGGGGAGAAAGGCATCCGGCTCTTCAACGACTGGGGCCTGACGGAGCGCGCGCACGTCCGCACCCGGTCTGGGGGCCTGCACTGGTACGTGCGTCACCCCGGCTGGCGGGTCCGGACCCTTCAGAGCCAGACCAACGCGAAGCTCGCCGCCATTCAGGGCGTCGACATCCGCGCGGACGGCGGGTACGCCGTGACGGCGCCCACAGCGTTCGGATCCATGCGGTACGTGCCGCTCAGGGACCACCACGAGCTCGATTGTCCGTCGCTGCTGCCTCCGCACGTCCAGGACCTGCTCGGCCTGGCCGCGCCGCCCAGTGACGAGCCGGTCCCCTTCCGCGCCCGCGGGTACGTGCCGCAAAAATCCGAATCCCTGGCGGAAACCCTGCTCCAGCGTGCGCTGACCAAAGCGCATGAAGGTGAAGGGCGCAACGCTGCGGGGTTCTGGCTCGCCACGCAGCTGCGCGACAACGACTTCTCGCAAGGCGAAGCGCAGGCATACATGCACAACTACGCGTCCCTGGTCCCGGCACACAACGCCAAGGGTGAACGCGAGGACTACCCGCTCAGCGAGGCCCTGACCTCCCTGCGTCAGGCCTACCTGAAACCCGCCCGCGCCCCGTGGAAGAAGCGGGAGCGCGGTCCGAAGCTTCCGGAGCCCAAACCACACGCCCTGCCTCCGCTCACCCGCCTGGTCAGCGCCTGGCCGGTGCTGTCCGACGATGACCGCTACTACGCCATGCGGTGCCTGCACGGGTGTGAAGGCGAGACGGGACGGAGCGCCAGGAAGCTCTTCGAATCCATCGCCCCCACGCTCCTGCAGCAGGCTGCTGTGCAGAAACTCAGCCTCACGCACCTGCTGCTGCTGCTCGACCGGAAGAAGCACTAA
- a CDS encoding S-layer homology domain-containing protein yields the protein MTRFTALTLALTLGLASAQTTAPAPATPAAPVTATPIITDVPAGHWAREAIILLVQKGVILGYPDGTFRGQGTLTRYEAAQIFARLLQTGVLQSPTVQQTLTQADLDLITKAISDLAAQIVTIDNRLKDVIADLDNVKARLATTEQTLQQVVTVAATHTEVQASADKVRAETQAALATKADVATTAALDARIKALEAERDAALAAAAKAKADADAAAAAAIVAKGEVVTPGSQPQATFTVGDRPKTSVGGGIGKDLNLGGIDYQLQIERADLLFGTGLRLNASFNPTARAYGADLHAVKSFYTNTGFNPYVGFGGGFTVSPSWVDAAIAATDLYFGALGGVSYDFTDTMQLYAELNGRYYLSGNGTATGQQDKNALGLRVNVGARLMF from the coding sequence ATGACCCGATTCACTGCCCTGACCCTCGCCCTGACCCTCGGCCTCGCCTCCGCCCAGACCACCGCGCCGGCTCCTGCCACGCCTGCGGCCCCGGTCACCGCCACACCGATCATCACCGACGTTCCCGCCGGCCACTGGGCGCGTGAGGCGATCATCCTGCTCGTGCAAAAAGGCGTGATCCTCGGGTACCCGGACGGCACGTTCCGCGGTCAGGGCACGCTCACCCGCTACGAAGCCGCGCAGATCTTCGCCCGCCTGCTCCAGACGGGCGTCCTGCAAAGCCCCACCGTCCAGCAGACACTCACCCAGGCCGACCTGGACCTGATCACCAAAGCGATCAGTGACCTCGCCGCGCAGATCGTCACCATCGACAACCGACTCAAAGACGTCATCGCCGACCTGGACAACGTCAAGGCCCGCCTCGCCACCACCGAGCAGACCCTGCAGCAGGTCGTGACGGTCGCGGCCACCCACACCGAAGTGCAGGCCAGCGCGGACAAGGTCCGGGCCGAGACCCAGGCGGCCCTGGCCACCAAGGCGGACGTCGCCACCACGGCCGCGCTCGACGCCCGCATCAAGGCCCTGGAAGCGGAACGCGACGCAGCCCTCGCCGCGGCCGCCAAAGCCAAAGCCGATGCCGACGCGGCAGCTGCGGCCGCGATCGTCGCCAAGGGTGAGGTCGTCACGCCCGGCAGCCAGCCGCAGGCGACCTTCACCGTCGGCGACCGCCCCAAAACCAGCGTCGGTGGCGGGATCGGCAAGGACCTGAACCTTGGCGGCATCGACTACCAGTTGCAGATCGAACGCGCTGACCTCCTCTTCGGAACCGGTCTGCGCCTGAACGCCAGCTTCAACCCCACGGCCCGCGCGTACGGCGCGGACCTGCACGCCGTGAAATCCTTCTACACCAACACTGGGTTCAACCCCTACGTCGGTTTCGGCGGCGGCTTCACCGTCAGCCCCTCGTGGGTCGACGCCGCCATCGCCGCCACCGACCTGTACTTCGGCGCGCTCGGCGGCGTCAGCTACGACTTCACTGACACCATGCAGCTGTACGCCGAACTCAACGGACGCTACTACCTCAGCGGGAACGGCACCGCCACCGGCCAGCAGGACAAGAACGCCCTGGGGCTGCGGGTCAACGTCGGCGCGCGACTGATGTTCTAA
- a CDS encoding DsbA family protein: MTPDPPSTRANKNRNTVIYTTMAAGVIGTAFLLFAPTREDQALKERQAIATEGRPVLGDRSKGQPVVVFLDYACPACAEFEKQMPAIKRELIDTGKMHLIVLHSPFISETSTRAAQAAECVHRESPNRFWAYHQALFTAQGDEKQDWATPELLRRLAGTAGVNLNRYDTCLAKGESTAAVQADLQEHKNVRMLGTPTVFVNGYRTPAGGQDILDALNKHATTATRSTP, encoded by the coding sequence ATGACCCCAGACCCACCCTCAACCCGCGCGAACAAGAACCGCAACACCGTCATCTACACGACCATGGCCGCCGGCGTCATCGGCACCGCGTTCCTGCTGTTCGCACCCACCCGCGAGGACCAGGCCCTCAAGGAGCGCCAGGCCATCGCCACCGAGGGACGCCCGGTCCTGGGTGACCGCAGCAAAGGCCAGCCGGTCGTCGTGTTCCTCGACTACGCCTGCCCCGCCTGCGCGGAGTTCGAGAAGCAGATGCCCGCCATCAAACGCGAACTGATCGACACCGGAAAGATGCACCTGATCGTGCTGCACTCCCCGTTCATCAGTGAAACCAGCACCCGGGCGGCGCAGGCGGCGGAGTGCGTGCACCGTGAATCCCCCAACCGGTTCTGGGCCTACCACCAGGCCCTCTTCACCGCACAAGGCGACGAAAAGCAGGACTGGGCCACGCCAGAGCTTCTGCGCCGCCTCGCCGGGACCGCCGGCGTGAACCTCAACCGCTACGACACCTGCCTCGCGAAAGGAGAAAGCACCGCTGCCGTACAAGCCGACCTTCAGGAACACAAGAACGTCCGCATGCTCGGCACGCCGACCGTGTTCGTCAACGGTTACCGCACGCCCGCCGGCGGCCAGGACATCCTCGACGCCCTCAACAAACACGCCACCACCGCCACAAGGAGCACCCCATGA
- the topA gene encoding type I DNA topoisomerase, giving the protein MTTLVIVESPGKIKKIKEYLGPGYEVLASVGHVRDLPGTREQVPKVIAGEPWAKLGVNPSTFQPYYVVSPGKTDVVQRLKAAHARADRTLLAMDQDREGEAIAWHVSRVIGDQHPQRITFTEITKDALARAVNNPRPLNMSLVGAQEARRILDRLVGYEVSPLLWDAIGPRLSAGRVQSATLLLLVQRDLARMAFRSAEYWVLRADAHTSPSFTATVTASKTREFPHGRDLAKASDFAPDGTLKPDRDVLQLTEAQASAILGVIDGKTATVTQVERSEVRSKPRPPFVTDTLQQAGERLGLSIDQVMSVAQELYEGGYITYMRTDSVSLSEEALLAARAEVSHLFGAPALPPQPRQYATRDKNAQEAHEAIRPSGSTFRRPDDLKAELSAPQLLLYTAIYQRTVASQMHDTVYAQTNVVLTCGPATLAASGRILTFAGHTRLLNDAEEGDDSQALPDLDVGSSMRLSAKEAELKKTSAPGRYTPASLIKAMKSAGIGRPATYQATVKTLNDRGYTVQLGKHLGVSALGLLVGSYLNKQLKKLMSKDFTAGMEHDLDRVAQGELTRVQYLTRAWSEELAPLIRQAEKTPPLLRLPHLEGVTLHATRDGVQIRSAAGTGTIPLTVAPADLKPGDVDKVIRGTYAPKRAARSGGGERKSRAAHNEKAASARPRKPRSGTKKSSSRSR; this is encoded by the coding sequence ATGACCACGCTCGTGATCGTCGAAAGCCCAGGCAAGATCAAGAAGATCAAGGAGTACCTGGGACCCGGCTATGAAGTGCTGGCCAGTGTCGGACACGTCCGGGACCTGCCCGGCACCCGCGAGCAGGTCCCGAAAGTGATCGCCGGGGAACCCTGGGCCAAGCTGGGCGTGAACCCGTCGACGTTCCAGCCCTACTACGTCGTTTCGCCCGGTAAAACCGACGTGGTGCAGCGCCTGAAAGCCGCCCACGCGAGGGCCGACCGGACCCTGCTCGCCATGGACCAGGACCGTGAGGGGGAAGCCATTGCCTGGCACGTCTCGCGGGTCATCGGGGATCAGCATCCCCAGCGCATCACCTTCACCGAAATCACCAAAGACGCCCTGGCCAGGGCCGTGAACAACCCCCGACCCCTGAACATGAGCCTGGTCGGGGCGCAGGAAGCGCGCCGCATTCTCGACCGCCTCGTCGGCTACGAAGTCTCCCCGCTGCTGTGGGACGCCATCGGCCCCAGGCTCTCCGCCGGCCGGGTGCAGAGCGCGACCCTGCTCCTGCTCGTGCAGCGGGACCTGGCCCGTATGGCGTTCAGGAGCGCCGAGTACTGGGTGCTGCGCGCCGACGCCCACACCAGCCCCAGCTTCACGGCCACGGTCACCGCCTCCAAAACGCGTGAGTTTCCCCACGGACGCGACCTCGCCAAAGCCTCGGACTTCGCACCGGACGGCACCCTCAAACCGGACCGGGACGTGCTGCAGCTCACCGAAGCGCAGGCCAGCGCCATCCTGGGCGTCATTGACGGGAAGACCGCCACCGTCACCCAGGTTGAGCGCAGTGAGGTCCGCTCGAAACCCAGACCGCCGTTCGTGACCGACACCCTCCAGCAGGCCGGTGAGCGGCTGGGACTGAGCATCGATCAAGTGATGAGCGTGGCCCAGGAACTCTACGAGGGCGGGTACATCACCTACATGCGGACCGACAGCGTCTCGCTCAGCGAAGAGGCGCTCCTGGCCGCACGCGCTGAAGTCAGTCACCTGTTCGGCGCTCCGGCACTGCCGCCTCAGCCCCGCCAGTACGCCACGAGGGACAAAAACGCCCAGGAAGCGCACGAAGCCATCCGCCCGTCCGGCAGCACCTTCCGGCGTCCCGACGACCTGAAGGCCGAACTCAGTGCCCCGCAGCTGCTGCTCTACACCGCCATCTACCAGCGCACCGTGGCGTCTCAGATGCACGACACCGTCTACGCCCAGACGAACGTCGTCCTGACCTGCGGGCCCGCCACCCTCGCCGCCAGCGGACGAATCCTCACCTTCGCCGGCCACACCCGGCTCCTCAACGACGCGGAAGAAGGCGACGACAGTCAGGCGCTGCCCGACCTGGACGTCGGCAGCAGCATGCGCCTCAGCGCCAAAGAGGCCGAACTGAAGAAGACCAGCGCGCCGGGCCGCTACACGCCCGCCAGCCTGATCAAGGCCATGAAAAGTGCCGGAATCGGCCGTCCCGCCACGTACCAGGCGACCGTCAAAACCCTCAACGACCGCGGCTATACCGTCCAGTTGGGCAAACACCTCGGCGTGAGCGCCCTGGGTCTGCTGGTCGGGTCCTACCTGAACAAGCAGTTGAAGAAATTGATGTCCAAGGACTTCACGGCAGGCATGGAGCATGACCTCGACCGCGTCGCACAGGGCGAACTCACCCGCGTGCAGTACCTCACCCGCGCCTGGAGTGAAGAACTCGCTCCCCTGATCCGACAGGCGGAGAAAACCCCGCCGCTCCTGCGCCTCCCGCACCTGGAGGGCGTCACCCTGCACGCCACTCGGGACGGGGTGCAGATCCGGTCCGCCGCCGGGACGGGCACCATCCCCCTGACGGTGGCCCCGGCCGACCTGAAACCCGGCGACGTCGACAAGGTGATCCGCGGAACCTACGCCCCCAAACGCGCTGCCCGCAGCGGTGGGGGAGAGCGCAAATCCCGCGCGGCCCACAACGAGAAAGCCGCCAGCGCCCGCCCCCGGAAACCCCGGAGCGGCACGAAGAAAAGTTCGTCCCGCAGCCGCTGA
- a CDS encoding VirB4 family type IV secretion system protein yields the protein MSSNYRRNRRQSLTDRLQYWGIRDGVVITRQKGIEFGIEFRLPSAAEVTDPVREQLATLLHQIMVQCVPEQCRGRLIIESAPLNENQLVKASEGQNVDNELLKFLKDENNRIMEKRRVEGMLSSWRYFFTVRLDNRQKKIGRPVPFMSTELDPLVKRAISIRTQMVNMMDAAGFEARSLTGQEAFGLIYRWFNPGLAASREPLFKSIFKGLNASRDEIRKDLTLYSDSMREQVTNSEVDSTRIDALVVGDRLVQTINMLGVGETTYPGMSERMLMRLSGHHVYYILDLEHLKQSDERKKLNDAARGAILATQDASMGTPDLGNVAVVGGLSNILQRMTAGEERVFRFGISMVLIARDKSELEHMKEIARTEMSMMGGAKAAYGTFQNIPQYFDRLAPLNAQTNEFMFKAFSSNVIHFIPLVGPWAGSNKPIALFRSRWGSVTGINPSDGTLNQGMLIVGSAGSGKTFVTQSWAAQMAAVGADLVIVDQKRDYESFISSLEGQFIPFAPGEKVDGKVVRLNAFELPPGEYVPDEQHKIFLMGFITALLGSGELPPQDKAIITAAIEQAYATSYTINAAGDVKHSVVTLSTLVTAIRELNAVGTVSLKGNTEAQSIINRLTLSLQTYVGDTAMGSFLDGESTVEIKNPYVYFDIAKIKDDPSLTRVALLLIIKQIWERAKKNRDKPKVAIIEEIGVLFSIPEALAFVASLYKLGRTYNLWPVGVTQEIGDFQKGKGLINNTSQFLIGRVSAEEAETVAEVLGLNSASLDLIRSLGGQKGVYREYLAMTIKESGMTGDVVQYFPNPIEYWMFTSHPAEVDRRQKTVELHGGNVLAAVKSLAGRNQGY from the coding sequence ATGTCATCCAATTACCGCCGCAACCGCAGACAGAGCCTGACTGATCGCCTGCAGTACTGGGGCATCCGCGACGGCGTTGTCATCACGCGCCAGAAAGGAATTGAGTTCGGAATCGAGTTCCGTCTCCCGTCCGCTGCGGAGGTCACCGACCCCGTCCGGGAGCAGCTCGCCACCCTCCTGCATCAGATCATGGTGCAGTGCGTTCCCGAACAGTGCCGTGGCCGGCTGATCATCGAATCGGCCCCCCTGAACGAGAACCAGCTGGTCAAAGCCAGCGAAGGCCAGAACGTCGACAACGAACTGCTGAAGTTCCTGAAAGACGAAAACAACCGCATCATGGAAAAGCGGCGTGTCGAAGGCATGCTGTCCTCCTGGCGCTACTTCTTCACGGTCCGGCTGGACAACCGCCAGAAGAAGATCGGCCGCCCCGTGCCGTTCATGTCCACTGAACTTGACCCCCTGGTCAAACGGGCCATCTCGATCCGCACGCAGATGGTCAACATGATGGACGCGGCTGGGTTCGAAGCCCGCTCGCTGACCGGGCAGGAGGCATTCGGGCTGATCTACCGGTGGTTCAACCCCGGCCTGGCCGCCAGCCGTGAACCGCTGTTCAAGTCGATCTTCAAAGGCCTGAACGCCTCCCGTGACGAGATCCGAAAGGACCTCACCCTCTACTCCGATTCGATGCGGGAGCAGGTCACCAACAGCGAGGTGGACTCCACCCGCATTGACGCGCTGGTCGTCGGGGACCGCCTGGTGCAGACCATCAACATGCTTGGCGTCGGCGAGACCACCTACCCCGGCATGAGCGAGCGCATGCTGATGCGCCTGTCCGGCCACCACGTCTACTACATCCTCGACCTTGAGCACCTGAAGCAGAGCGACGAGCGCAAGAAGCTCAACGACGCTGCGCGCGGGGCGATCCTCGCCACGCAGGACGCCAGCATGGGCACGCCTGACCTGGGCAACGTCGCGGTGGTCGGCGGTCTGTCGAACATCCTCCAGCGCATGACCGCCGGGGAGGAACGCGTCTTCCGGTTCGGCATCAGCATGGTGCTGATCGCCCGGGACAAGAGCGAGCTTGAGCACATGAAAGAGATCGCCCGCACCGAGATGAGCATGATGGGCGGTGCGAAAGCCGCCTACGGGACCTTCCAGAACATCCCGCAGTACTTTGACCGCCTCGCACCCCTGAACGCGCAGACGAACGAGTTCATGTTCAAGGCGTTCAGCAGCAACGTCATCCACTTCATTCCGCTGGTCGGCCCCTGGGCGGGCAGCAACAAGCCGATCGCCCTGTTCCGCAGCCGCTGGGGCAGCGTGACGGGCATCAACCCCAGTGACGGCACCCTGAACCAGGGCATGCTGATCGTCGGCTCTGCCGGGTCCGGCAAGACCTTCGTCACGCAGAGCTGGGCCGCGCAGATGGCCGCTGTCGGCGCTGACCTGGTGATCGTGGACCAGAAGCGCGACTACGAGTCCTTTATCTCCAGCCTCGAAGGGCAGTTCATTCCGTTCGCGCCCGGCGAGAAAGTCGACGGCAAGGTCGTGCGCCTCAACGCCTTCGAGCTGCCCCCGGGCGAGTACGTGCCCGACGAGCAGCACAAGATCTTCCTGATGGGCTTCATCACGGCCCTGCTCGGCAGCGGTGAGCTGCCCCCGCAGGACAAGGCCATCATCACCGCAGCCATCGAGCAGGCCTACGCCACGTCCTACACCATCAACGCCGCTGGCGACGTCAAGCACAGCGTGGTGACGCTGTCCACGCTGGTCACGGCCATCAGGGAGCTGAACGCCGTGGGCACGGTCAGCCTCAAGGGCAACACCGAAGCCCAGAGCATCATCAACCGCCTCACCCTGTCCCTCCAGACCTACGTCGGCGACACGGCCATGGGCAGCTTCCTCGACGGGGAAAGCACTGTCGAGATCAAAAACCCCTACGTCTACTTCGACATCGCGAAGATCAAGGACGACCCCAGCCTCACCCGCGTGGCGCTGCTGCTGATCATCAAGCAGATCTGGGAGCGGGCCAAGAAGAACCGGGACAAGCCCAAGGTGGCGATCATCGAAGAGATCGGGGTGCTGTTCAGCATTCCGGAAGCGCTGGCGTTCGTCGCCAGCCTCTACAAACTCGGCCGGACCTACAACCTGTGGCCGGTGGGCGTCACCCAGGAAATCGGGGACTTCCAGAAGGGCAAAGGGCTGATCAACAACACCAGCCAGTTCCTGATCGGGCGCGTGAGCGCCGAGGAGGCCGAAACGGTCGCGGAGGTCCTTGGGCTGAACAGCGCCAGCCTGGACCTGATCCGGTCCCTGGGCGGGCAGAAGGGCGTGTACCGCGAGTACCTCGCGATGACCATCAAAGAGTCCGGCATGACCGGCGACGTCGTGCAGTACTTCCCCAACCCGATCGAGTACTGGATGTTCACCTCTCACCCTGCCGAAGTGGACCGCCGTCAGAAGACCGTCGAACTTCACGGCGGCAACGTTCTCGCCGCTGTGAAGTCCCTCGCCGGACGAAACCAGGGCTACTAA